GACCTAGATCAGAAATTTGAACTTTCTCAAGACTCATGGCTTTGTCTTCGCTAATTAATGTCCCGCCAGTTAGTACCGCAATATCTCCAAGAGCAGCTTTTCTCCTCTCGCCAAAAGAGGGAGCTCTGACTGCTGCTACCTGTAAAACTCCACGGTTTTTGTTGACTACAAGTGTCGCTAATGCTTCACCTTCAACTTCCTCGGCAAGAATTATTAATGGTGTTCCATTTTTCTGAACAGTTTCCAGAACTGGAATGAGATCGGCAATAGATGAAATCTTTTTGTCAGTGATTAATATTGATGGGTTTTCAAATTCACAAATTAATCGATCTTCATCAGTAACAAAATACGGTGAACTATAACCTCTATCAAATGCCATCCCCTCAGTTATATCTAGTTCAGTGGCTAAAGATTTGGATTCCTCAACAGTTATTACGCCATCAAAACTGACCTTGTCTATAGCATCTGCAATCATTGCACCTATTTCCTCGTCTCCACCAGCACTAACTGTAGCAACTTGTTTAATAGCATCACCACTGACTGTTTTACTTTTTTTCTTGAGATCATCAACGATTTGAGCAACAGCCTTTTCCATGCCCCTTCTTAATTCGATTGGACTTGCTCCAGCAGCTGTATTTCTTAACCCTTCTTGAACCATGAATTGAGCTAAAACTGTTGCAGTGGTTGTGCCATCCCCAGCTTTTTCCTTCGTTTTTGAGGCAACTTGTTCAATGAGCTTGGCTCCTATGTTTTCAAATGGATCTTCAAGATCTATTTCTTTCGCAATTGTTACTCCATCATTAACAATATCTGGCGCTCCAAATTTTTTTTCAATAACAACATTTCTACCCTTAGGTCCAATTGTAACTTTGAGAGCATTGGCTAAATTGTTTACTCCTTTTTCTAGAGCACCACGTGAGTCGTCTGAAAAACTTAGAAGTTTTGGCATATTTGATTTGATTTGAACTTAATCTCCCACAGCAATCACACATTAGGGGAGGTTAAATAAGTGGGGAAAGCCGAATTGTAATTCAGAAATTATTCCCAATTTTTGCAGAAGGCAGTTAGTGTCAACATATGAACGATCCTGGAGCTTTATTTTTTATTCTCATGGCCGGGTTGGCCGGCACTATGACTTTGATTTATTTTCCTTTGAGGATATTTCTTACAGCTACTGCAAGAAGCAGAAGATTAAAACTATTGCAACGTATTAGAAGATTGAGAGATGAACTAGGACAACCTATTCAAAATTAATATCTGCTCAACTCATAACCATTCCACCATCAACTTGAATCGTCTGACCGGTTATGTAAGCAGCCGAAGGATCTGCTGCTAAAAATCTTACTGCGCCCGCAACATCCTCAGGGTTTCCGAATCGACCAAGCGGGATTGCAGAAAGGATTGATTCACTGTTCAGATCTTTTGTCATATCAGTTGAAATAAAACCTGGAGCTACTGCATTTACAGTAATCCCTCTGCTTGCAAATTCTTTTGCAGCACTTTTTGTAAGACCTACTACTCCGGCCTTGGCTGCAGAATAATTAGCTTGTCCTGGGTTGCCCATCAATCCAACAACAGAAGTTATGTTGATAATTCTTCCTTTTTTTTGCTTCAACATCTGCCTAGAAACGGCTCTTGTGCAATAAAAAACACCACTCAAGTTAAGGTCTAAAACTTTTTGCCAATCGTTAGTTTTCATTCTCATTAAAAGTCCATCTTTTGTTATTCCTGCATTATTGACCAGAACATCAATTTTATTATTTTTATCCAATACTGTTTTTATTAATTCATTTACCGAATTTTCATTAGAAATATCAGCTTGAAGAGGGTATGCCTTACCTCCAAAGGAATTTATTTCTGATACGACTTTATTCGCATTTTCCAAAGAAGAAGAATAATTGATGATTACTTCTGCGCCTTCCTGTGCTAAAAGAATTGCAATAGCTTTACCAATCCCCCTGCTGGCCCCAGTTACAATTGCAGTCTGACCTTCAAGTAGTTTTGGTGATTTCATAATCTTATGATCTTTAAAATCGTTAGAATCGAATACTTATTTATTTAACTTACTATTGAGCCACTTGCTTTTTGAAAAGACTTTAAGCTCAGACAGTAAAAATAGTAATTTTTACTAGTCGAATATATTAAATGAATAAACAATGGAGAGGGATCAGTTGTGCATTTGTTAATTGCGGCTGCAGGGAGTGGAAGTCGAATGGGTGCTGATAAAAATAAGCTCCTTTTAAACGTTGCAGGCAAGACGGTTTTAGAGTGGACTTTGAAAGCAGCTTTTGACTCTAAAACAATTACATGGATTGGAATTATTGGACAACCGAAAGACAAAAACTCTATATGTTCGATTCTTGATTATTCTGCAAATTCAGTCCAATGGATCAATGGGGGATCAACAAGACAGCAGTCAGTTCAGCTGGGATTAGCTTCCCTTCCAGATGATGCTAAGTCTGTTCTTATTCATGATGGAGCAAGATGCTTGGTGAGATCATTTGTTTTTGATGAAATTTCAAAGATTGTTTCCAATGGACAAGCTGTTATTGCTGCTTCTCAAGTAACGGACACTATAAAAAAGGTTAATAAAAATGGTGAGATTATTGAGAGTCCTCCTCGCTCAGATCTGTGGGCAGCACAGACACCTCAGGGCTTTCCAGTAAATAAACTGAAGCTTGCGCATAGTGAAGCAATCACTAAAGGATGGCATGTAACCGATGATGCATCCTTATTTGAACGATTGGGATTGCCAGTGAAAATATATGATGCAGGGCCTTCAAATATTAAAGTGACAACCCCATTTGATCTTGTTATTGCAGAGTCTTTA
The sequence above is drawn from the Prochlorococcus marinus str. MIT 1013 genome and encodes:
- the fabG gene encoding 3-oxoacyl-[acyl-carrier-protein] reductase codes for the protein MKSPKLLEGQTAIVTGASRGIGKAIAILLAQEGAEVIINYSSSLENANKVVSEINSFGGKAYPLQADISNENSVNELIKTVLDKNNKIDVLVNNAGITKDGLLMRMKTNDWQKVLDLNLSGVFYCTRAVSRQMLKQKKGRIINITSVVGLMGNPGQANYSAAKAGVVGLTKSAAKEFASRGITVNAVAPGFISTDMTKDLNSESILSAIPLGRFGNPEDVAGAVRFLAADPSAAYITGQTIQVDGGMVMS
- the ispD gene encoding 2-C-methyl-D-erythritol 4-phosphate cytidylyltransferase, with the protein product MHLLIAAAGSGSRMGADKNKLLLNVAGKTVLEWTLKAAFDSKTITWIGIIGQPKDKNSICSILDYSANSVQWINGGSTRQQSVQLGLASLPDDAKSVLIHDGARCLVRSFVFDEISKIVSNGQAVIAASQVTDTIKKVNKNGEIIESPPRSDLWAAQTPQGFPVNKLKLAHSEAITKGWHVTDDASLFERLGLPVKIYDAGPSNIKVTTPFDLVIAESLLSTLKD
- the groL gene encoding chaperonin GroEL (60 kDa chaperone family; promotes refolding of misfolded polypeptides especially under stressful conditions; forms two stacked rings of heptamers to form a barrel-shaped 14mer; ends can be capped by GroES; misfolded proteins enter the barrel where they are refolded when GroES binds), which codes for MPKLLSFSDDSRGALEKGVNNLANALKVTIGPKGRNVVIEKKFGAPDIVNDGVTIAKEIDLEDPFENIGAKLIEQVASKTKEKAGDGTTTATVLAQFMVQEGLRNTAAGASPIELRRGMEKAVAQIVDDLKKKSKTVSGDAIKQVATVSAGGDEEIGAMIADAIDKVSFDGVITVEESKSLATELDITEGMAFDRGYSSPYFVTDEDRLICEFENPSILITDKKISSIADLIPVLETVQKNGTPLIILAEEVEGEALATLVVNKNRGVLQVAAVRAPSFGERRKAALGDIAVLTGGTLISEDKAMSLEKVQISDLGQARRVTITKDNTTIVANENQNTELSNRIASIKRELDETDSEYDKEKLNERIAKLAGGVAVIKVGAPTETELKNRKLRIEDALNATRAAIEEGIVAGGGTTLLELSEGLEDLSKKLEGDQRTGVEIIKRALTAPTKQIAINAGFNGDVVVSDIKRLGKGFNAQTGEYVDLLEAGILDASKVIRLALQDAVSIASLLITTEVVIADKPEPPSAPGAEGDPMGGMGGMGGMGGMGGMGGMGGMGGMGMPGMM